Proteins co-encoded in one Lysobacter solisilvae genomic window:
- a CDS encoding RDD family protein — protein sequence MTQWYYSDYERNRHGPVSAADLAELHRGGQLADDTLVWHEGQLQWRPWRELKAQALAEAEGRTLPVQDSAPLSAGVNPYAMAEPLTQAPAATDETGAPGVAAQRRPVATGSAAVDPYSPYSPPRAPLEANAVVRGGEVVLAGFLKRLAAATIDSLVIFIVFMVMALVAVGVGIGAAAGAESMMDPTAFGVGFFALAYGIPLLVQFAYFTLMHASTSQATLGKMAVGIKVVGADGGRISLARSLGRFGGRMLFALVSCGVAEVISAFTSGLSERKQGLHDMVASTEVVDRWAYSAHPERQQRELGTVTVVVLALLGLFVIGYVGLVVIAAIFGALAGG from the coding sequence ATGACCCAGTGGTACTACAGCGATTACGAGCGCAACCGGCATGGGCCGGTCAGCGCGGCGGACTTGGCCGAACTGCACCGCGGCGGCCAGCTAGCGGACGACACGCTGGTATGGCACGAAGGCCAGCTGCAGTGGCGACCGTGGCGCGAACTCAAGGCGCAGGCACTGGCGGAGGCCGAAGGCCGAACGCTGCCCGTGCAGGATTCGGCGCCCCTGTCGGCCGGGGTCAACCCTTACGCCATGGCCGAACCCCTGACCCAGGCGCCGGCGGCGACGGACGAAACGGGGGCCCCGGGCGTGGCCGCGCAGCGGCGTCCCGTGGCAACGGGGTCGGCGGCCGTTGATCCGTACTCCCCCTACAGTCCGCCGCGGGCTCCGCTGGAGGCGAACGCCGTCGTCCGGGGCGGTGAAGTCGTACTGGCCGGCTTCCTCAAGCGGCTGGCGGCCGCGACAATCGACAGCCTGGTGATCTTCATCGTATTCATGGTGATGGCGCTGGTGGCGGTGGGCGTGGGAATCGGCGCCGCCGCAGGCGCTGAATCGATGATGGACCCGACGGCCTTCGGGGTCGGCTTCTTCGCCCTCGCCTACGGCATCCCGCTCCTGGTCCAGTTCGCGTACTTCACTCTGATGCACGCCTCGACCTCCCAGGCAACGCTGGGCAAGATGGCCGTGGGTATCAAGGTCGTGGGCGCCGACGGCGGAAGGATCTCGTTGGCGCGTTCACTGGGCCGGTTCGGGGGCCGCATGCTCTTCGCCCTGGTCAGCTGCGGCGTGGCCGAGGTGATTTCGGCTTTCACCAGCGGGTTGAGCGAGCGCAAGCAGGGGCTGCACGACATGGTCGCCAGCACCGAGGTGGTCGACCGCTGGGCCTACTCAGCCCATCCGGAACGCCAGCAGCGGGAGCTGGGGACGGTCACCGTGGTGGTCCTCGCCCTGCTGGGCCTGTTCGTCATCGGTTATGTCGGCCTGGTCGTCATCGCCGCCATCTTCGGGGCCCTGGCCGGCGGCTGA
- a CDS encoding GYF domain-containing protein: protein MTTWFHHDPAQGRVGPFSTEQLLGRYRDRLILADTLVWREGAREWLPLARAVGEMEIELPQPDTSRPPPLPIHRAPAAAPPRAAGASYTAAPEKKRMSGCLIALLVAAGLSIPVIGILAAIALPAYQDYTTRAHLAQAIAESAPVREAMLAHVASTRACPGNGDPGFDDSARFASRHIEAVEFGVTGAGACSYTMTLRNSNGPANGSTVVMGLVTTADGYDFDYQCDAGTLPERAPITCRTAGKDPR, encoded by the coding sequence ATGACCACCTGGTTTCACCATGACCCGGCCCAAGGCCGGGTCGGACCGTTTTCGACCGAACAGTTGCTGGGACGCTATCGGGACCGCCTGATCCTGGCGGACACGCTCGTGTGGCGGGAAGGCGCGCGCGAATGGCTTCCGCTGGCGCGCGCAGTGGGCGAGATGGAAATCGAACTGCCCCAACCGGACACTTCCCGGCCGCCGCCTCTGCCCATCCATCGGGCGCCTGCTGCCGCGCCTCCGCGCGCCGCCGGGGCGTCGTACACGGCCGCACCTGAGAAGAAGCGCATGTCCGGCTGCCTGATCGCCCTGCTGGTGGCCGCGGGCCTGTCCATCCCGGTGATCGGCATCCTCGCCGCAATCGCGCTGCCGGCCTACCAGGACTACACCACCCGGGCCCACCTGGCACAGGCCATCGCGGAGTCCGCGCCGGTCCGGGAGGCAATGCTCGCGCACGTCGCCAGCACCCGGGCCTGCCCCGGAAACGGCGATCCCGGCTTCGACGATTCCGCACGGTTTGCGAGCAGGCACATCGAAGCGGTCGAATTCGGCGTGACCGGCGCCGGCGCGTGCAGCTACACGATGACGCTGCGCAACTCGAATGGACCGGCCAACGGCAGCACCGTGGTGATGGGGTTGGTCACCACCGCCGATGGCTACGATTTCGACTACCAGTGCGACGCCGGCACCTTGCCCGAACGCGCGCCCATCACCTGCCGCACGGCCGGCAAGGATCCCCGATGA
- a CDS encoding DUF494 family protein: MKESILDVLLYLFEHYFTEDADLVRDHDSLRSGPLFEELGQAGFSAAEINKAFEWLDALASQRPAASTPRADGPTRVYFGPELDKLDVECRGFLLFLEQHGVLDAGQRELVLDRAMALDQDELDLDDLKWVVLMVLFNQPGSEAAYAWMETQMFADEPEPVH, encoded by the coding sequence ATGAAAGAGAGCATCCTGGACGTCCTGCTGTACCTGTTCGAGCACTACTTCACCGAGGACGCTGACCTCGTCCGCGACCACGACTCCCTCCGCAGCGGCCCGCTGTTCGAGGAACTTGGCCAGGCCGGCTTCAGCGCGGCCGAAATCAACAAGGCCTTCGAGTGGCTGGATGCGCTCGCCTCCCAGCGTCCGGCCGCGTCCACGCCTCGGGCCGATGGGCCCACGCGGGTCTATTTCGGCCCGGAACTGGACAAGCTGGACGTGGAATGCCGCGGCTTCCTGCTGTTCCTGGAGCAGCACGGGGTGCTCGACGCGGGCCAACGCGAACTGGTTCTCGACCGGGCCATGGCGCTGGACCAGGACGAGCTGGACCTGGATGACCTCAAGTGGGTCGTGCTGATGGTGCTTTTCAACCAGCCGGGCAGCGAAGCCGCCTATGCCTGGATGGAAACGCAGATGTTTGCCGACGAACCCGAACCGGTGCACTGA